Part of the Granulicella cerasi genome is shown below.
CCGTATTACCGCCCGACATGTAGTAGCTGTTCAGCGAGTCGAAGAAGATGCCGTAACCGCCGCGCAACACCGTCTTCGAGTCTGCCGCGTAAGCAAACCCTACGCGCGGGCTGTACTGGTTGATCGGTGAGTTATATGGATTCTTACCGTAGCCGTTCGTATTCGCGAAGACGAATCCACCAAGCGGATTGATCGACGCGGGCAGCAGAGCATTCGTGCCGGCGGTCTTCGTGGCGTAGATCGATGCTGCCGAGGTAGCGGAGTTCGTCGCGGTGGTATTGAAGTACACCGCTTCCTTGCCGTTACGTTCTGCCATCGGCGTTTCATACTCCCAGCGCAGACCGACGTTCACGGTGAGCTTCGAGGTCAGGCGCCAGTCATCCTGGAGGAAGCCTGCATAGTAATCCGACCTCACGGCGAAGTCCGAGTTCTGCGTCTGCGAACCGCTCGTAAGCAGACCCTCCTCGAGCATCGCGACCGAGTAACCAAGGCTGCCGACAGAGTTCTTTGTGCTGTAGGTCTGCGTCATCCAGTTACCGTCGACCTTGTAAGCGCCCTGTTCGCCCGAACTCGAAACACCGTTGGTCAGATAGCGGCGATACTCTCCGCCGTAACGTAACAGGTGCTTACCCTTCTGCGTCGACACCGATACGTTGCCCATCCAGATGTCGTCCTCCGAGGCCGCGCCTGTAGCAGTGGATGCCGAGGTGTATCCCGTGAGGTCGATGCGAGGAAGCGACTGCGCCGAGGTCGGCAGGCCGTCTACGAGGTACGAAGGCATGCCGATCGTCGTCGGCGAAACCTGGCCCTGATCGAGCGGTGCCGAGTTTGTCGTGAAGCGCGTGTACGAAAGGATGGCGCTGATGGCAGTCGCGGGTGTGAGCGCGATGGTATAGCCGAACGCAACACCGCGATTCTCATAGTCCAAACTCGTGCCGCTCACGCTGCCGAACCACATGTTCTTCTTCTGCTGACGATGGCTGGTCAAGAGGCGCAGGTACATGTTCTGCCGCTGGTCGATCGTGTAGTCGAATCGCCCAAGCACCGCGTAGTAATTGTCCGGCTCTACCCCGGCGTAGTAGTAGTTGTTGACGTCCGAGTTCGCCGATCCCGCGTTCGGATTCGGGTAGTACTTGAAGAGCGCCGTGGCGATCGGGCTCACGCTCGCCACCTTGTTGCCTACGAGGCACTTGCGCACGCCCGTCGTACCCGCCGTCGAGAACGGATCGAACAACTGATACTTGTTCACCGTGCCCGTCAGCGTGGTCGAAGTCGTACCGCATTGCGTTGCGCCTGCGGTGGTGTCCTGCCCCAGCAGCGCGGAGAAATCACCACCGCGCTCGGCCAGCGTCGGTACTGAAAGCTGAGTCGGATTCGGCGTGCCCTGACGGCTATGCTCGTAGCCACCGAAGAAGAAAAGCTTGTCGCGCAACAGTGGACCACCTACGCCAAAGCCTTCACGCACAAACGTCGGCTTGGAGTTGGTCTTGTTCGCATCCGTGACGGGTTGCCAGCTGTTCGCGTTGATCTTCGGGTTCTGATAGTACGCAAAGAGCGAACCATGCAGACGGTTGGTTCCGGCCTTCGTCTGCGTGTTCACAAAGCCGCCCGAGGAGTGGCCCTGCGTCGCGTCGTACGTCGCCGTGCTCACGCGATACTGCGACACGAACTCCGTGGAGGGCGTAAAGGCCGAGTAGCGAACGCGATTGTCCGGCGCGCCATCGAGTTTGTAGTCTAGCGAGTTCAACGAAGAGCCGTTGACCGACACCGTTGCCGTGCCGCTGTCATACACGTGGATGTTCGGGTTCACGCCCGAGATCGTGATGCCCGGCGTGAGGAATTCCAGCGCGAACGGGTTGCCGTAGATCAATGGCAGGTCCGTGATCGACTTCTGCTCGATCGTCATGCCTAGCTCAGCATTCGTCGTGTTCAACGTCTGCGCGTCCGCCTCGACAGTGACCTCGCTCTTCGCGCTACCAACGAGCAGCGACGCATCCACCTGAATGCGCGTGCCTACGTCCACGACAACGTGCTGTGCCTTGAAGCCTTCGAAACCCGGCGCGCTCACCTGCACCGTGTAACGCCCGGCGATCATAGGAGGAACGTTATAGTCGCCCGCATCGTTACTCGTCGTGGAAGTCACCACGCCGGTCTCTTCGTTCGTGATCGTCACGGTTGCACCGCTGACGACCGCTCCATTCTTGTCCGTCACGCGTCCCAGCAGCGCACCACGGTCGCCCTGAGCATGCATCATCGGAACCGCCACTAAACACACACCCAGAACGCTCGCCTGGGTCATTTTTCTAAACATCTTCATTTCGCTGCCAGCCTCATCGGGCTTCTGCGGTCACTTTATCAAAACGTTTCGATAGAGCGACGGCGAAACCACACCTTTGGAACCGCGACAGAACATAATCGGCTCGAAATGCGGTCGTCAAGCAAATAATGCAAAGATTTTTTCCACCATGAGATGCTCCAAGAAGACGGCTTCTGCAACGCGCATCGAAGCGTTTTTATGCAATCCATTACATGGCTCATTCAAGCGCATGATCCTCTCTTGTTTGCCTGCGCTTATGCCCGCACTCAACGGTACGATACGATCACGAAGGCGTTGCGTCGTCGCACGTCATGACCCTCTATGTCGAAGCGCCTCATTCTCAATGCCGATGACTTCGGCCTGACTCACGGGATCAATCGCGCCGTGGAAGAGCTGCACCAGGCAGGCGCGTTGACCTCCGCAACGCTTATGGCCAACGGCCCGGCGTTCGAGGACGCGGTTGAGATCGCCCAGCGTAACCCGGGTCTCGGCATCGGCTGCCACGTCGTCCTTACCGACGGCATTCCCGTCTCGCACCCTGCGGACATCCCTACCCTGCTCGGCCCCGACGGCAAGACCTTCCGCTCCTCGTTGGTCGACTTCCTGCTTGCCGTGCTGCGCGGCCGCGTCTCTGAGCGGGACATCGCCCGTGAAGCCCATGCGCAGATCACCAAGTTGCAACGCGCTGGACTCGACCTCACGCATGTCGACACCCACAAGCACACGCATACCCTGCCCGGCGTCGCGCGTCCCCTGCTCTTTGTGGCCGAACGCTGCCGCATCGGCGCGATCCGCAGCCCCTTTGAGCAGTCGTGGTCGCTTGCGGTCGCTCATGCCGACCCCGTTCGTCGCCTGCAGGTACGCCTGTTGCAGCATCTGCGCAAGCGCTTCGAGGCCCTGCCACAGGTTCGCCAAGGCATTGTCGCGACCAGCGACGGAACGCTCGGCATCTCCGCCACAGGCAGGCTCAACCACGAAACGCTGGCGCGCCTGATGGAGACGATGCCCGACGGCACCTGGGAACTGGTCTGCCACCCTGGCTACAACGACCGCGACCTCGACGCCGTCACTACGCGTCTGCGGGCCTCGCGCGAAGTGGAGCGGAACGCCCTGCTCGCCACATTTGCCGACGAGAAGAATCCTCCGCACGCGCATCTCATCCATTACGGAGCGATCGGGCCTTTCGCGCGCTTGCGCGAGGTCAACCAGTTTGAGCCGAACAACGGCCACGAAACCTTCGTCTAAAAGGACACGACGCCCATGCGCATCGGCATCACCTGCTATCCCACCTACGGCGGCTCCGGCGTCGTCGCCACCGAACTCGGTATTGAGCTCGCCGCGCGTGGGCATGAGGTGCACTTCATCACCTACTCGCAGCCCTTTCGCCTGACCGGCCGCGAAGCCAACATCCACTTCCACGAAGTTTCGGTGACGAATTATCCGCTCTTCGAATACCCGCCGTACGATCTGGCGCTTGCAAGCCGCATGGCCGAGGTCGCGGAGTTCTACCAGCTCGATCTGCTGCACGTGCACTACGCCATCCCGCACTCGGTCTCAGCGCATCTGGCGAAAGAGATGCTGCGCACCCGCGGCATCAACCTCCCCTTCATCACGACGTTGCACGGCACCGACATCACGCTCGTGGGCCTCGACCGCTCTTACCTGCCGATCACCCGCTTCGGCATCGAGCAGTCGGACGGCGTCACGGCGATCTCGCAGCATCTCGCCGACCGCACGCACAAGGCTTTCAACACCGAGAAGCCCATCGAGATCATCCACAACTTCGTGAACTGCGATCTCTATCGCCGCGATCCTGATAAGTACAAGGCCATGCGTCCGCGCTTCGCCAACGAAGACGAGAAGCTGCTCGTGCATCTCTCGAACTTCCGCCCCGTGAAGCGCGTCAACGACGTCATCGAGACCTTCGCGCGCATCGCGGCGAAGACGCCTGCGCGCCTGATGATGATCGGCGACGGCCCCGACCGCTCCAGCGCCGAGTCGCTCGCCATGCAGCTGGGTGTCTTCCGCCAGATCCACTTCCTCGGAAAGCAGGACAACGTCAGCGAGCTCCTTCCGCTTGCCGACCTCATGCTCATGCCCTCCGAAATGGAGAGCTT
Proteins encoded:
- the bshA gene encoding N-acetyl-alpha-D-glucosaminyl L-malate synthase BshA codes for the protein MRIGITCYPTYGGSGVVATELGIELAARGHEVHFITYSQPFRLTGREANIHFHEVSVTNYPLFEYPPYDLALASRMAEVAEFYQLDLLHVHYAIPHSVSAHLAKEMLRTRGINLPFITTLHGTDITLVGLDRSYLPITRFGIEQSDGVTAISQHLADRTHKAFNTEKPIEIIHNFVNCDLYRRDPDKYKAMRPRFANEDEKLLVHLSNFRPVKRVNDVIETFARIAAKTPARLMMIGDGPDRSSAESLAMQLGVFRQIHFLGKQDNVSELLPLADLMLMPSEMESFGLAALEAMACRVPTIATSVGGVPELIDHEENGLLYNVGDVDGMAAGALDLLANPLKLDMMALAARRTAQDRFCSTRIIPRYEAFYELIADGLASD
- a CDS encoding ChbG/HpnK family deacetylase, with protein sequence MSKRLILNADDFGLTHGINRAVEELHQAGALTSATLMANGPAFEDAVEIAQRNPGLGIGCHVVLTDGIPVSHPADIPTLLGPDGKTFRSSLVDFLLAVLRGRVSERDIAREAHAQITKLQRAGLDLTHVDTHKHTHTLPGVARPLLFVAERCRIGAIRSPFEQSWSLAVAHADPVRRLQVRLLQHLRKRFEALPQVRQGIVATSDGTLGISATGRLNHETLARLMETMPDGTWELVCHPGYNDRDLDAVTTRLRASREVERNALLATFADEKNPPHAHLIHYGAIGPFARLREVNQFEPNNGHETFV
- a CDS encoding TonB-dependent receptor produces the protein MMHAQGDRGALLGRVTDKNGAVVSGATVTITNEETGVVTSTTSNDAGDYNVPPMIAGRYTVQVSAPGFEGFKAQHVVVDVGTRIQVDASLLVGSAKSEVTVEADAQTLNTTNAELGMTIEQKSITDLPLIYGNPFALEFLTPGITISGVNPNIHVYDSGTATVSVNGSSLNSLDYKLDGAPDNRVRYSAFTPSTEFVSQYRVSTATYDATQGHSSGGFVNTQTKAGTNRLHGSLFAYYQNPKINANSWQPVTDANKTNSKPTFVREGFGVGGPLLRDKLFFFGGYEHSRQGTPNPTQLSVPTLAERGGDFSALLGQDTTAGATQCGTTSTTLTGTVNKYQLFDPFSTAGTTGVRKCLVGNKVASVSPIATALFKYYPNPNAGSANSDVNNYYYAGVEPDNYYAVLGRFDYTIDQRQNMYLRLLTSHRQQKKNMWFGSVSGTSLDYENRGVAFGYTIALTPATAISAILSYTRFTTNSAPLDQGQVSPTTIGMPSYLVDGLPTSAQSLPRIDLTGYTSASTATGAASEDDIWMGNVSVSTQKGKHLLRYGGEYRRYLTNGVSSSGEQGAYKVDGNWMTQTYSTKNSVGSLGYSVAMLEEGLLTSGSQTQNSDFAVRSDYYAGFLQDDWRLTSKLTVNVGLRWEYETPMAERNGKEAVYFNTTATNSATSAASIYATKTAGTNALLPASINPLGGFVFANTNGYGKNPYNSPINQYSPRVGFAYAADSKTVLRGGYGIFFDSLNSYYMSGGNTGSTTTFLVPQQGYSQVTNVTAPSYNTKTATQTITSTLANPFPGGLTAVTGNTLGTSTALGQNVQFLQSNPHTPYNQRWSFGVQRQFGQFIASIDYVGNHGVHLPVGQSSSGTNSGGREYNAVYRQNLSTVQNAYDYGNNTALTQTVTNPFYGILPSGAVNNLGSSTTYVYNFLRPFAEYGSVNAYTTDGMSMYHSLQAMVQKRFSSGLSMTAAFTWSRTTDATTFLNTSDTKPWYGVSANDRPLRLATSAIYMLPWGHGRKWLGDSRGIVAQIVGGWQVQGVYQIQSGAPLTFTGNDPYYGGDNPGNSHWSRSDYKNSIGKNASYAAQGYWFNTSNWLQSASNTSAKNQAVTCSTTSVTYNAATGICSLAFPGSYQIRTSALRYNTLRADNLNQMDVGLQRQFGVYKFGTLQFRAEAINVLNHPVYTAPSTDPTATTFGLISSQANQPRVYQFSGFFRF